In Tsuneonella sp. CC-YZS046, the genomic window CCACGGTGGGCGGAGCCGTCGCGGCCTTCTGCGCGATGTCGGCCGGAGGCTGCCTGTGGTGGCGGCAGAGGAAGGGCCGGTCCCGGCCGGAACCCTGAGCCGGGAAACCGCTGCCCCTGACAGAGACACCAAGGCTCGCACCTGCTTTCGCGAAATATTTTCCCCGGAAAACCGCGCGGCACGGCGGCGCCAAGGCAAATATGCCTTGTTATGGTCAGGTTTAGCTTGTTAGCCCCGCAGTCCGGCGAATGGCGCCAATCGGGAGAGAAATGATGTCGGCCTATGATTTGAACGGACGCGTGGCAATCGTCACCGGCGCAGCCAAGGGAATGGGGGAAGCCCATGTCCGGCTCATGGCCGAACGCGGCGCGGCCGTAATCATTTCCGATCTCGATCCGAAGGGCGAGGCCGTGGCGGAAGAACTGCGCCAGTCCGGCGCTTCGGCCCGGTTCGTCAAGCATGACGTAACCGACGAGGAACAATGGGCGAAGCTCGCCGCCGATGCCATCGCGGAGCATGGAAAGATCGACATATTGGTCAATAATGCCGGCCTCGCCGATCTCCAGCCGGTGAACGAAGCGACGGCGGCAGATTTCCGCCGCATCTTCGACGTGAACGTGATGGGCGTGTTCCTGGGCTGCAAGCATGTGCTGGAAGGCATGAAGGCGGCGGGCCGCGGCTCCATCATCAACATCGCCTCGGCCGGCGGAATGCAGGCGCTGTTCCCAAATCTCTCCCTCTACACCGCATCCAAGGGGGCCGTGCGCATGCTGACCAAGGCGGTGGCGGTGGATTATGCGCAATACGCCATCCGCGTGAATGCGGTGAATCCGGGGTTGATCCACACCTCGATGAACGAGGAATATCTCAAGGACCCGGCGATGTGGCCGACGATGCTGGGCAACACGCTGTTCGACCGGCCCGGAAAGGCGACGGAAGTGGCGGAAGCGGTGGCATTCCTGGCATCGGACGCATCCTCCTACATGACCGGCGCCGATCTCACGGTCGATGGCGGCTGGACCGCCAACTGAGGAATGGTCCGGCAGCACCGCATCTGCATCGCGAGGATGCCGGATGCAGAAGTTGCCGCGTGATGCCCGGAGGGCGAATATGAAAACCGAAGGTCCGCTGGCAGGCGTCCGGGTGCTCGAACTCGGCACCGTCCTGTCCGCCCCGCTGGCGACGATGTTCCTGGGCGATCAGGGCGCGGACATCATCAAGGTCGAGACGCCCGGCGGCGACCAGCTTCGCCAAAGCGGCAACCGCCGGCAGGGCGTGCGCGGATTGGGAACGATGTTCCTCAACGCCAATCGCAACAAGCGGTCGATCGCGCTCGATCTCAAGGATGCCGACGATCTCGCCATTGCCCGCAGGATCGCGGTCCAATGCGATATCGTCGTCCAGAACTTCCGGCCCGGCGTCGCCGACCGGCTCGGCATGGGCTATGAAGATCTCCGCCGGCTCCGGCCGGACCTCATCTACATCTCGATCAGCGGCCTGGGGGAAACCGGCCCGGAATCACGCCGCCGCGTCTACGATATCGTGGTCCAGGGGATAGCGGGCTACGCAGGCGCTCAGGCGGGCGGCCCGGGCGGCGAGCCATCGACCATGCGCACCACGGTGGTGGACAAGACCACCGCGCTGTTCGCCAGCCAGGCGGCGACCGCGGCCCTGTTCGCCCGCGAACGCACCGGCAAGGGGCAGCATATCCGGATCAGCATGCTGGATGTCGCCCTGTCGTTCATCTGGCCCGAAAACATGAGCGCGGCCACCCTGATCGGCGAGGACGTGATCGACGGCGGCAA contains:
- a CDS encoding glucose 1-dehydrogenase, with translation MMSAYDLNGRVAIVTGAAKGMGEAHVRLMAERGAAVIISDLDPKGEAVAEELRQSGASARFVKHDVTDEEQWAKLAADAIAEHGKIDILVNNAGLADLQPVNEATAADFRRIFDVNVMGVFLGCKHVLEGMKAAGRGSIINIASAGGMQALFPNLSLYTASKGAVRMLTKAVAVDYAQYAIRVNAVNPGLIHTSMNEEYLKDPAMWPTMLGNTLFDRPGKATEVAEAVAFLASDASSYMTGADLTVDGGWTAN
- a CDS encoding CoA transferase; this translates as MKTEGPLAGVRVLELGTVLSAPLATMFLGDQGADIIKVETPGGDQLRQSGNRRQGVRGLGTMFLNANRNKRSIALDLKDADDLAIARRIAVQCDIVVQNFRPGVADRLGMGYEDLRRLRPDLIYISISGLGETGPESRRRVYDIVVQGIAGYAGAQAGGPGGEPSTMRTTVVDKTTALFASQAATAALFARERTGKGQHIRISMLDVALSFIWPENMSAATLIGEDVIDGGNLANVRYCYPTADGHILVGFVSDDEFAGVCGVLGCPELAADPRFDTIGKRFANAAQLNDLVARRLSLHPTAHWLPLLEAADAVFAPVNWPDRITEDPLIRDGGLLEEHLHPVAGAYRQPIHPARFSETPASLQRHAPELDGNREEILAEFQITPGQTRSGSG